GAAGAACGTCGTGGCCTCTGCCGGAGTGTCATGAACCCAGAGGTCTCGCAGCATCTCCTTGTAGGCCCACGCTTTGCCCGTGAGTAACTCTGCCTTCCATGCGGCATCAAAGCGTTCCTGCTGTTTTTCGCTGAGATTCTCCTGGCCTGAAAGCCACAGATACCGAGTTCCCGTCAATCGATCATCGCCTTCGGCGCGAAGCTTCTTCTGCTCCGACCGACGGACCTTGTCGACGGCTTCGGTTGCCAGCTTCATGATGTGAAAGCGGTCGTGCACAATCTTCTGTTCGGCCAATGCAATGTTGCCTTTGGTGCTCTTGACGTATGCGGCACTCATGTCCATCGCAACCGCCTCCACAGACTGCTTTTCACTGTCGGAAAGCTGATCGAAACAGGCATCAGCGGCTGCCGTGTCATGACCATCGGAAATCGCTTCGACAGTGCTCTTGTCCAAGTCATAGATCAGCGTGACGTAGTTGTGTCGTTTTCGAAAGGCTTTCTCGTCGATGCCGATTCGAGGGAGGTTCTTCGATTGTTTGCGATCCTTCCCGCGAGCCACCGCCTTCTGCAGAATGTGCCACGATTCATCCCATGAGATCCCCAGAATGCTGCACGCCCCTTTCACGGTTTGTGTGGCCAGAAGAACGTCGATGGCGAAGCGTTCAAAGAACAATGAGAAGCGGCTGTTCTTTTCCGCCCAGGGAAGCCTGATCTGTTTGACGCCATGATCCGGGCACTTCACGCGAGGCGTGCGGGCATGAAGGATGGTCGCAAATTGCATCGTGTCCAGATGCCGCCATTGGCGAGACTTCGTGTGGTCATAGCACGGCAGCTGCCTGTCGCAATCCGGACAGCAAAAAGTTTCGCCCTCGCCATGTTCGACGAAAACGTCGACCTGTTGAGCTTCCATATCCAGCTGAACGTCCGCCACAAACCACGGCCCCGTCAGTCCCAAAATCTGTTCGTAAAAGTCTGTTCCCTGCATCCCACGAAAACTAACGAATTAACGCCTCACCCACAAAGAACCCGGATGGACCTCTTTTCTGATGGATACAAAGACGTCATCCAGCAGACGCCGCACATCGTCTACAAGACCTCGCTTCTAATCTGGATTTTCCTGGTCCTGCTGCTTGGCCTGCTTGGTGCGGGGCTGACTGTTGTTCTTGTCCGGTGACGGCGCGCTACAGCTCGTCCTGTTCAATTATTTCCCCGCCATCAATTGTCAGCAAAGCACGGATCGTTTTCGGGGCGATGGTGGCACTAAAGAATCGCGCTGCGCCGTCGCACATGCACGCGTGAAAGCCTTTCGCTGCTTTATCCAGCAGCGGTGAAACTGGATCGTTTTCAACCAGTTCCACGTCCTCCGGTTTCGTCCACAACACGGTTTGATCGTCGCCCGCTTCGACGACAAGCAGCGTATTGCTGGTGCCATCGTTGATGTCTTGAAACCGAGTTCCGCCCTCTGGCCGCGCGAAGACGCTGTAGATGGCTTTCTTCCCGCCGGGCAATTCAACTTTTATCAACGGTGCCACCATGCGAGTCTTGCCCGCTTCGATGTCGGCCTGATTTGTCTGGCTACCTCGGTAAGTAAACGGCATTCGTTTTGCCAGCTTGATGTTGTGAGGGCTGTCCCACGGTTCATCCAGGCGAAACTCTTTGTACAGCGGATACTCATCCAGATACGGCAGAATCAGCACTCGCCAGCTTAACAGTCGCTTCCCGTCTTTGTTGGCCAGCGCCTGCGGGGGGAAGGTTCCGTAGGTGTCATAGAAGTTGTGCATCGCCAGACCGATCTGCTTCAGCGAATTCATGGTCGTCATTCGCTGAGCTCGACGCCGAGCGGGAGATGCAAGTACCTTCAGGCTATCAATGATTGCCGACGTATCGCCCTCTGATTTGGATTCCAGCGCGACGCTGCTGCCAACGGCCCGCGTTTGCAGCACATCTGCTTTGTCTTTAATTTCTGAGGTCGTCCAGTCATTCAGCAACTTCGCCACACCGGCTGCAGATTCCTTAGAATTGGTGTTCACTTGCAAACGCATGTTGGACGGTGGCAGTGTTCCAGACAGAGTCACCGACTTTAATTTCCACAATAGTTCTGCAGCCGTAGTCGCGCGACGACTATCAGCGCCGAAAACCTCCGGCAGCAATGAGGCCAATGGCAATATGGCCTCGGCCGGCGTTCTTAACGCCACGGCGTGAGGATGTTTAATGTTGTTGACTGTCGCAAGGAATTCCGCGTCCGGCTCGCCGCTGTGTTCACCCTGGAGACGTGAAATTTCTTCGGGGTCGCCGATTAACACATGTTGCCCGTCGGCAATGGTAGTTCCGCCAGTGGATTCGGCGATCGCGTTTAGAATTAGCAACACCGCATCGGCATTCTCCTGGGGCACTGGCACAACCGCCGCCCTCGGCCCGCGACTTAGTTCGGCCAGATCACTGATCCAGTACACGCGCGTTACGCCGAGTTTGGTCAAACCCTGCTGAGCCGCTTTTGCCTGCTCGATATCGTTAAACGACGGACCGGTTGTCGTCATGAATTTCGCCAGATCATCCAGGTCGATTTGCGAAAGATCGGCCCACGCGACAACTGCTGTGTCGCTGTCAAGAAAACGTTGCACGGGAGCCGTGTTGCTGGTCACGTCGGTCTGGCCAAATGCGATCAGCGACGGCAGGGCAACCAACACCATCGCAGCAATGAGACAACGTGAATGTAAACGAGGTTGAGAGTTCATTTGGCGTGTCCTAACAGGAGAGAGAACGGTGATTTCTGGGGAGGTTGTCGAGATAAGTCGTTTAACCCGCAGGCGAAGGCGCAGGCGTGGCTGGGGCGGCTTCGTGCGTGCGGAAGCTGAAGACTCATTGACGCCGGCACAAAAAGACGCCTGCGCCTTCGGCTGCGGGTTAAACGATCTGTCAGCCACTAAACAATCCTTACTCTTCAAACCGCACACGTAACACTTGCAGCGGCTTGTAATTGGTCGGACCGGCGGCCGTGAGTGTCACGTGTTTGGTTTCATTGATGTCTTCAAGTTTGTACTCGAATGGCTTGCCCGTGTACGCGTCCGGCATGGCAGGCATGGGAGATAGGTCCGCCAGCGATTTCGGAAGCTGGCCGTCGTGCGTCGCGGCGTGCATCCGCAGTGCCTCCAGCGTCATCAGGCGGTTGTACGCCATTTGAGTTCGCAGTTCGGCTTCTCGAACCTGAGCGCCCGCGGGATACAAAAGCCCTGCAATGATC
This DNA window, taken from Fuerstiella marisgermanici, encodes the following:
- a CDS encoding ISL3 family transposase, whose amino-acid sequence is MQGTDFYEQILGLTGPWFVADVQLDMEAQQVDVFVEHGEGETFCCPDCDRQLPCYDHTKSRQWRHLDTMQFATILHARTPRVKCPDHGVKQIRLPWAEKNSRFSLFFERFAIDVLLATQTVKGACSILGISWDESWHILQKAVARGKDRKQSKNLPRIGIDEKAFRKRHNYVTLIYDLDKSTVEAISDGHDTAAADACFDQLSDSEKQSVEAVAMDMSAAYVKSTKGNIALAEQKIVHDRFHIMKLATEAVDKVRRSEQKKLRAEGDDRLTGTRYLWLSGQENLSEKQQERFDAAWKAELLTGKAWAYKEMLRDLWVHDTPAEATTFFNDWYKRVIHTKLEPMKKVARTIKERLANVVSYCTHGITNAVAEGMNSKIMAIKRRVGGYRNRDNFKTAILFYCGGLDLYPQ
- a CDS encoding DUF1559 domain-containing protein, with amino-acid sequence MNSQPRLHSRCLIAAMVLVALPSLIAFGQTDVTSNTAPVQRFLDSDTAVVAWADLSQIDLDDLAKFMTTTGPSFNDIEQAKAAQQGLTKLGVTRVYWISDLAELSRGPRAAVVPVPQENADAVLLILNAIAESTGGTTIADGQHVLIGDPEEISRLQGEHSGEPDAEFLATVNNIKHPHAVALRTPAEAILPLASLLPEVFGADSRRATTAAELLWKLKSVTLSGTLPPSNMRLQVNTNSKESAAGVAKLLNDWTTSEIKDKADVLQTRAVGSSVALESKSEGDTSAIIDSLKVLASPARRRAQRMTTMNSLKQIGLAMHNFYDTYGTFPPQALANKDGKRLLSWRVLILPYLDEYPLYKEFRLDEPWDSPHNIKLAKRMPFTYRGSQTNQADIEAGKTRMVAPLIKVELPGGKKAIYSVFARPEGGTRFQDINDGTSNTLLVVEAGDDQTVLWTKPEDVELVENDPVSPLLDKAAKGFHACMCDGAARFFSATIAPKTIRALLTIDGGEIIEQDEL